In Erpetoichthys calabaricus chromosome 4, fErpCal1.3, whole genome shotgun sequence, one genomic interval encodes:
- the LOC114650024 gene encoding eukaryotic translation initiation factor 1A, X-chromosomal, which yields MPKNKGKGGKNRRRGKNENESEKRELVFKEDGQEYAQVIKMLGNGRLEAMCFDGVKRLCHIRGKLRKKVWINTSDIILVGLRDYQDNKADVILKYNADEARSLKAYGELPEHAKINETDTFGPGDDDEIQFDDIGDDDEDIDDI from the exons GTAAGGGAGGAAAAAATCGGAGACGTGGTAAGAATGAGAATGAGTCTGAAAAAAGAGAATTGGTGTTTAAAGAAGACGGACAAG AATATGCCCAGGTGATCAAAATGTTAGGAAATGGTAGGCTGGAAGCTATGTGTTTTGATGGCGTTAAGCGGCTGTGCCATATCAGaggcaaattaagaaaaaag gttTGGATTAACACATCGGATATCATTTTGGTTGGGTTGAGAGATTACCAG gacaACAAAGCAGATGTTATTCTAAAGTACAATGCAGATGAAGCTAGAAGCTTGAAAGCGTATGGAGAGCTTCCAGAGCATG CTAAAATCAACGAAACTGACACCTTTGGTCCTGGGGATGATGATGAAATCCAGTTTGATGATATTGGAGATGATGATGAAGACATTGATGAT